The genome window GCGGAGGCGCTTGGCTTCCCGTTCGTGCTCAAACCCGCGCTGAAGCGCGAGGGCGAGGAGGCGCTCGGGACGAACGTCGTGGAGGTCGACGACCGCGAGGAGCTGTACGAGACGCTCGAAGCCGCCGAAGCGGCCGACGTCGAACTCCTGGCGCAGGAGAAAGTGAACATCGCGCAGGGCCGCGACGCGTCGCTCGCCTCCTACATCTCGCCCGACGGGGAGACGCTGTCGGTCGTCGGCAACGCCCGCGTCCGCTACCCGCAGGCGTTCGGCACGTCGTGCGTCGTCGAGACGACAGACCGGCCCGAAATCCGCGAGCGCGCGCTGGCGGTCTTGGAGCGGACGGGCTACCACGGCATCAGCGAGTCCGAGTTCGTCTACGACGCCGACCGCGGTGAGTACGTCCTCCTCGACATCAACACGCGCCCGTGGAAGTGGATCTCCATGCCCGTCGCCGCCGGGGCGAACCTGCCGTTGGCCGCGTACTCGGCGGTCGTCGACGACGTACAGTACGACGTTGCGGGCGCGGCCGAGTCGGTCGGCGACGCCCGCTGGGTGTACCTCCGCGACTATCTGACGCTGCTCTCGACGGACGACTCGTTCCGCGACGTGCTGTCGGACGGCGACTGGGCGGCGCTGGTTGCCG of Haloprofundus halophilus contains these proteins:
- a CDS encoding carboxylate--amine ligase, with amino-acid sequence MADRFLETDDLLEAVTEAEFDRPPAVVANAHITGLSVARALDAHDVPVVALDRSGDGVAPPSDAVDFAGRVTYPLDDREGFRRDLEALADAAGTDLVAFGCMDEWVHAFAGTEPEGVRLPFSEKKGIDAVLDKSSLYRLAEELEVPYPETYWLDEDDPDAAAEALGFPFVLKPALKREGEEALGTNVVEVDDREELYETLEAAEAADVELLAQEKVNIAQGRDASLASYISPDGETLSVVGNARVRYPQAFGTSCVVETTDRPEIRERALAVLERTGYHGISESEFVYDADRGEYVLLDINTRPWKWISMPVAAGANLPLAAYSAVVDDVQYDVAGAAESVGDARWVYLRDYLTLLSTDDSFRDVLSDGDWAALVAGSFESSGTLTTGVYRPSDPTPTAKLLGTEFGRRDYYCSC